TTTTTCTGTTTCAAGGCCCGGGCGAAGGATTGGGCCAGGCTGCGCCCGTAATCCGAATCTTCGTGGATGACCAGCAACCGGCGCATCTTCAAGGTACCGATCGCATACTCGGCCAGAGCCTCAGCCTGGGCCGAATCCGACGTCATGAGCCGGAAAAAGAGACCCTTGTCTGAAAGTGAAATATCGTCCCCGCTTAAGACAGGCAGCAGGACAGGGAGGTTGGCCTTGAGATACATGGGCCGACTGGCCGCAAAGGCGTGCTCTAGCAAATGGCCGATGACGACATGGACTCGAGGGTCTCGGGCCAGCCGCCGCGAACCGGGCATGTCGGCGATTTGAGCCTCATCTTCGAGGCGCAGCTTGACCGGTCGGCCCTTGATTCCACCGGCTGCATTGACCGCGTCAATCGCCATCTGGGCTCCCCTGATCAGGTTCTCACCATAAGGCTTCAAGGGGCCGCTCTGCGGAGCCACCAGACCTAAATATATGTAACCCCTGTTTTTTAGAGCCGGAGTTTGGGCCTTTTCACAGCCGGCCAGACAGACGAGCAGGAAGACCAGGATCAGGAAGGCGGGTCCGGTTTTCTTTTGACTAATGTTCATTTTCTTTTTGTTTGCCGAGGCCGGAACAGTATTCTAACCGGAGTCTTGTCCAGGCCGAAAGCCTCCCGGAAGCTGTTGGCCAGGTAGCGTTCGTAAGAGAAGTGTACCTTATCTGGATGATTGGTGAAAAGGACAAAGGTCGGGGGCCGGGTGCTGGCCTGGGTCGCATAGTAGAATTTCAGCCTGTGCCTGCCGATGCGAGGTGGAGAATGCTTCATTAAGATCTGGCGCAGAACTCGATTAAGCCGCCCCGTGGTCACCCGGGCCGTATACTGGGCAAAGACCTCTTCAAGGGACTCAAATATTTTTTCAACTCTAAGACCGGTCTTGGCTGATGCGGTCAGGAACGGGGCAAAGCTTAAGAAACGAAGCTTGAGGTCCATCTGGTCCCTGATTTTTTTCTGCCTGACCAGCTTGTCCTCAACCAGATCCCACTTGTTAAAGAGCAGGATGAGACCCCGGCCGCGATCTAAGGCGTACCCGGCCACATGGGCATCCTGGTCTGTGATGCCTTCCAGGCTGTCAAGCAAAAGCAGGGCCACATCGCAGCGCTCCATGCTCCTTAAGGCTCGGACGATGGCGAATTTTTCTATTCTGAAGGAAACCCTGCCTTTGCGCCGGATACCGGCCGTATCCACAAAAAGGTAAGTCCGGCCCTGGCGCTCTATCTCAATGTCCACCGGGTCCCTGGTCGTGCCCGGCTTCTCGTTGACTAGGGTCCGCTCCTGGCCGATGAGCCTGTTAATCAGGGATGATTTGCCCACGTTGGGTCGCCCGATAACAGCCACGCGGATCAGGTTTTCACGAACCGGGGCCTCCTCTCCAGGCGGCAGCGATTCAACCACCGCCTTGATGAAATCACGAATACCATACCCGTGGGCCGCGGAAAGAGACAGCATCGGTTCGATGCCCAGGGTATAAAAATCTGCCAGCGCCTCTTCCTTTTCCGGACCGTCAATCTTGTTAACCACAAAGATGAAGGGCCGTCCGGAGCGGCGCAGGATGTCAGTCAGTTCATGGTCGTGAGGATTCAGGCCGGCCTTCCCGTCAACGAGCAGGATGGTGAGGTCAGCTTCTTCCAGAGCCAGAAGGGTTTGAGCCCTGATCTGAGGCAGCAGC
The nucleotide sequence above comes from Deltaproteobacteria bacterium. Encoded proteins:
- the der gene encoding ribosome biogenesis GTPase Der yields the protein MRPLVAIVGRPNVGKSTLFNRLVGRNKAIVDDTPGVTRDRNYAEIELEGRLITLIDTGGFELEAHDGLLPQIRAQTLLALEEADLTILLVDGKAGLNPHDHELTDILRRSGRPFIFVVNKIDGPEKEEALADFYTLGIEPMLSLSAAHGYGIRDFIKAVVESLPPGEEAPVRENLIRVAVIGRPNVGKSSLINRLIGQERTLVNEKPGTTRDPVDIEIERQGRTYLFVDTAGIRRKGRVSFRIEKFAIVRALRSMERCDVALLLLDSLEGITDQDAHVAGYALDRGRGLILLFNKWDLVEDKLVRQKKIRDQMDLKLRFLSFAPFLTASAKTGLRVEKIFESLEEVFAQYTARVTTGRLNRVLRQILMKHSPPRIGRHRLKFYYATQASTRPPTFVLFTNHPDKVHFSYERYLANSFREAFGLDKTPVRILFRPRQTKRK
- a CDS encoding ABC transporter substrate-binding protein; amino-acid sequence: MNISQKKTGPAFLILVFLLVCLAGCEKAQTPALKNRGYIYLGLVAPQSGPLKPYGENLIRGAQMAIDAVNAAGGIKGRPVKLRLEDEAQIADMPGSRRLARDPRVHVVIGHLLEHAFAASRPMYLKANLPVLLPVLSGDDISLSDKGLFFRLMTSDSAQAEALAEYAIGTLKMRRLLVIHEDSDYGRSLAQSFARALKQKKTASIKAIVFSNPEASREKLMIQATVSRPEAVFLALSARSAVSVAKVLHDHGLKATILGTQALAMNDAAIFLEKLSAQAYLCLPFDDKDADPKARKFIDDFKARYHMAPDWLAVLANDAVNLTLEALVAAGDQADRITEYLNGLDSPQKAFQGLGGKYYFKSDGRGVKPVFITKVEPSLYNRLP